The genome window CGGCGAGCATCATCCTCGCGATGTACTTCGCCGTCGCCGAGCGCCGCGGCATCCCGATGGCGAAGCTCGGCGGCACGATCCAGAACGACATGCTGAAGGAGTTCATCGCGCAGAAGGAGTGGATCTCGCCGCCGGTGTCCTCGGTCCGGGTCATCGTCGACATGATCGAGTTCTGCACGCAGCACGCGCCGCGCTTCCACCCGGTATCGATCAGCGGCTACCACATCCGCGAGGCGGGCTCGACGGCGGTGCAGGAGGTCGCGTTCACGCTCGCCGACGGGCTCGGCTACGTGCAGGCGGCGGTCGCGCGCGGCCTCGACGTCGACGCGTTCGCGCCCCGACTCTCCTTCTTCTTCAACGTCCACAACGATTTCCTGGAAGAGATCGCGAAGCTCCGCGCCGCACGCCGTCTCTGGGCCCGCCTCATGCGCGACCGCTTCGGCGCGCGGAACCCGCGCTCACTGATGCTGCGGACGCACGCGCAGACGGCCGGCTGCTCGCTCACCGCGCAGCAGCCGCTCAACAACGTCGTACGGGTCGCCATCCAGGCGCTCGCCGGCGTGCTTGGCGGCGTGCAGTCGCTGCACACCAACTCCATGGACGAGACGCTCGCGCTCCCGAGCGAGCAGGCCGTCATGGTGGCGCTCCGCACCCAGCAGATCATCGCCGAGGAGAGCGGCGTCACGAACACGGTCGACCCCCTCGGCGGCAGCTGGGCGATCGAGGCTCTCACGAACCGCATCGAGGCCGAGGCGCTCGACTACATCGAGCAGATCGACCGCATGGGCGGCATCGTGCGGGCGATCGAGCTCGGCTTCCCGCAGAAGGAGATCGCCGAGGCGGCGTATCGCTTTCAGCAGCAGCTCGATCGCGGCGAGAAGGTGATGGTCGGCGTGAACCGCTACCACGTCGACGAGAAGCCGGCGATCGACATCCTGCGCATCCATCACGAGGTCGAGGACACGCAGGTGGCGCGCGTGAAGGCCTTCAAGGCGGCGCGCGATCAGCAGCGTGCGACCGCACGGCTCGCCGACGTCCGCGCCGCGTGCCGCGACGGCCGGAACCTCATGCCGCTCCTCGTCGAGGCGGTGAAGGACGGGGTCACGCTCGGCGAGGTCTGCGACGTCTATCGCGACGAGTTCGGCGTCTACCGCGACCCGGCCTGGTTGTAGGTCGATGGCCGACGCTCCCCGTCTCCGCATCCTCGTCGCGAAGCCCGGCCTCGACGGCCACGACCGCGGCGCCAAGATCATCGCGCGCGCGCTCCGCGACGCCGGCATCGAGGTCATCTACACGGGCCTGCACCAGACGCCCGAGATGATCGCCGAGGCCGCAATCCAGGAGGACGTCGACGCGATCGGGCTCTCGATCCTGTCAGGCGCCCACAACACGCTCTTCCCGGCGGTCATCAAGCTCATCCGCGAGAAGGGCGGCGACGACATCGCGATCTTCGGCGGCGGCATCATCCCTGAGGAGGACATCCCGAAGCTCAAGGAAGCCGGGGTGCGCGCGATCTTCACGCCGGGGGCGACGACCGATCAGATCGTCGCCTGGGTCCGCGAGAACGTGCGGCCGCGGGCGTAGCTCGCTCGCCGTCGGCGCGAATCGCGCAGGCGACTGGAATCCTCGCCGGTGTGTGCGTCCGAGCCGGCCTCGTCGACGAAACGCTTGATGAGGGCGCTCGTGTCGAAGTAGTTCATCGACGGTCGGCGACGATCGTCCGCGACAGCGGAACGCCGCCGACGCGGACGCGGGAGACGCGACCAGCGAGCCCGCATTGCGGCGCGGTGACCTCACCCCGAGCCGCCAGCGCCGCGACCCGTGATTCCAAACTCCGCGGCGTTCCGGCCCGAAGGCTCTGCAGGACGGCGACCGGCTTGCCGCGTTCGGTCACGATGACTTCCCGATCGGCTTTGACGAGCTTCAGGTAGGTCGTCAGGCGATTCTTCAGCTCCCGCACACCGACCTCGACGGCGATGCGATCCTTCATGTAGCCACAGTAGCTACATGGAGGATCCTTGGCCAAGGCAAATGCTTCGATCGGCGCGGCGGATAGTGCCCGGTGCGAACGGTCAGGCGGCGCGGCGCGCCAACACCGTCCGCACCGCCTGCACCAGCTGCTGGCGCGTGAACGGCTTGCCGACGGAGTAGTCGGCGTCGAGCGTCGTGCTGAAGTGGGTGCCGTGATATCCGACCCGCGCGCTCACGAGCACGACCGGCAGGTCGCGGCAGATCGGGTCCGAGCGGAGGCCGTGCAGGAACTCGGTGCCGGTCATGCCGGGCATCATGATGTCGAGGACGATGCCGTCCGGGGTCGTGTGGCCGAGGATCTTGCACGCCTCCATGGCGCTCGTCGCGACGATCGTCCTGTAGCCGGCGCTTTCGAGGTAGCGCGCGCTGATGCGGGCGATGTCGGCGCAGTCGTCGATGATCAGGATGGTGGGGGTCATCATCGGGTTCCTCCGTCGGCCCGGCGAGGAGCAAGCCCGGGGCCGCGGGGTGCCGCGACCGCGCGGGCGGCGCGGACGGCGCGCGAAGGGTCCGGGACGGCGACGGTTTCGGCGCTTCGTGCTGAGGCGGTTGGGAAGGCGAGCGGCCGCACGGGCGGCGCGTGCGCGGCTGCGCGATCGTCGTCGCGTCCCGCGCGCCTGCAAGCACGCCACGACAAGTGCCGCGACAAGTGATCACGGCGTGAGGACGATCTTCAGCGCCTCGCGCCGCGCATACGCCGCGTAAGCTCCCGGCGCGTCCGCGAGGGGCGCGTGCCGGCTGACGAGCGGCGTCGGATCGAGCAGCCCGGCCGACATCATGGCGAGCACCGGATCGACGTGGGCGATCACGTTCGCCTGTCCGGTCTTCAGCGTGAGCGCCTTGATCCAGACGATGCCCATGTGGACCTGGCAGCGCTCGGAGTAGACCCCCGTCACCGAGACGGTGCCGCCGCTGCGCGCGAGCCGGCAGGCGAGGTCGAGCGCGTCGGGATGGCCGACGGCGTCGATGCAGGCGTCGGCGCCGCGGCCGCTCGTCGCCTTGCGGACGGCGGCCTTCGGGTCCTGTTCGCCGCGGTGCACGGCCTCGGCGCCGAAGCGCTCGGCCATGGCGAGGCGCTCCGGCACGTCGTCGACGGCGATCACGTGGCCCGCGCCGAGCGCGCGCGCCGCCTGCACCGCGCAGAGCCCGACGGGCCCGAGCCCGAGCACGACCACGACGTCGCCGGGGGCGACCTCGGCGCTCCGGATCGCGTGGAAGCCCGTGCCCATGACGTCACCGGCGAAGAGCGCGGCGTCGGATGAGAGTTCCGGCGGCACGCGGCGGAGCGTCAGGTCGGCGTGCGGCACGAGCACCTGCTCGGCCTGCGCGCCGGGCAGGCCGCCGAGCGTCTTGCCGTGTCCGAACACGCGGCCCTCGACGCACTTGTGGAAGTCGCGGCGCCGGCAGAAGAAGCAGCGGCCGCAGGCGGTGACGAAGCAGCCGAGCACGCGGTCACCGACCGCGACGTCGGTCACGTCGGGTCCCGCGGCCGTGATGGTGCCGACGAACTCGTGCCCGAGGATGAAGCCGGCCTCGAGCGGGATGCGGCCGTGGTAGAGGTGCAGATCGGAGCCGCAGATGCCGCTCGCTTCGACGCGGACGATGGCGTCGTCGGCGGCGCCGAGCGTCGGATCGGGGCATTCCTCGACGCGCACCTGGCCGGGCGCCTGGAACGTGACTGCCTGCACGGGAGCCTCCTCTACGCGGCGCGATCGGACGCCGTCGTGTGGTTCCGTAGCCCGCATTTCTCACCAGGTCCACGTCGCAGCAGGGACCTGGTGAGGAATGCGGGCCAGCGCACGGCGTCCGGGTTTGTCAGGTCGGACGGCGCCGGCTATGCGACCCGCATGTCCGTCCGCTTGTTCGCGCTCACGTGCGGCTGGCTCACCGGGCCGCGCGCGCTCTTCGTCGAGGGGGGGCAGGGCAGCGTGCGCGTGCCGGTGCCCGTCTTCGTGGTCGAGCATCCGCGCGGGCTCGTGCTCTTCGACAGCGGCCTGCACCGCGAGCTCCAGGACGATCCGGTCACGCGGCTCGGCGTGGCGGCGTCGCTGTTCACGCCGCACTTCGGCGCCGGCGACGACGTGGCGGCGCGGCTCGCGGCGGCCGGCCTCGACGTCGGCGCCGTGCGCTGGCTCGTGAACTCGCACCTCCACTTCGACCACGCCGGCGGCAACGTGGCCGTCCCCAACGCGAGCGTCGTCGTGCAGCGCCGCGAATGGCGGGCGGCGCACGACGAGGCGGGGATCGCCGCCAACAACTACACGCCGGGCGACTACGACACCGGGCAGCCGCGTCTCGAGGTCGACGGCGAGCACGACCTCTTCGGCGACGGGCGCGTCGTGTGCCTGCCGACGTACGGCCACACGCCAGGCCATCAGTCGCTGCTCGTGCGGCTCGACGGCGGCGATGTCGTGCTCGCGGCCGACGCCTGCTACTTTCGCGAGACTCTCGAGGAGCTGAAGCTGCCGCTCGTCGTGCACGACCCCGAAGCGATGCTGGCGTCCTTGCAGCGGCTGCGCGCGCTCGCGGCGGTGGGCACGCGGATCGTCTACGGGCACGATCCCGAGACGTGGGCGACGATGCCGCAGGCGCCGCACGCCCTCGACTGAGCGGGGCGCGTCCGATGGCGGCGCCGCTCGTCTCCGTGCTCCTGCCCGCGCGCGACGCGGCGGCGACGCTCGCGGCGAGCCTCGCGAGCGTGCGGCGCCAGCGCTTTGCCGACTGGGAGTGCGTCGTCGTGGACGACGGCTCGCTGGACGAGACCGCCGCGGTCGCGCAGCGGTTCGCGGCC of Deltaproteobacteria bacterium contains these proteins:
- a CDS encoding N-acyl homoserine lactonase family protein, whose protein sequence is MSVRLFALTCGWLTGPRALFVEGGQGSVRVPVPVFVVEHPRGLVLFDSGLHRELQDDPVTRLGVAASLFTPHFGAGDDVAARLAAAGLDVGAVRWLVNSHLHFDHAGGNVAVPNASVVVQRREWRAAHDEAGIAANNYTPGDYDTGQPRLEVDGEHDLFGDGRVVCLPTYGHTPGHQSLLVRLDGGDVVLAADACYFRETLEELKLPLVVHDPEAMLASLQRLRALAAVGTRIVYGHDPETWATMPQAPHALD
- a CDS encoding response regulator, whose amino-acid sequence is MMTPTILIIDDCADIARISARYLESAGYRTIVATSAMEACKILGHTTPDGIVLDIMMPGMTGTEFLHGLRSDPICRDLPVVLVSARVGYHGTHFSTTLDADYSVGKPFTRQQLVQAVRTVLARRAA
- a CDS encoding cobalamin B12-binding domain-containing protein translates to MADAPRLRILVAKPGLDGHDRGAKIIARALRDAGIEVIYTGLHQTPEMIAEAAIQEDVDAIGLSILSGAHNTLFPAVIKLIREKGGDDIAIFGGGIIPEEDIPKLKEAGVRAIFTPGATTDQIVAWVRENVRPRA
- a CDS encoding alcohol dehydrogenase catalytic domain-containing protein — its product is MQAVTFQAPGQVRVEECPDPTLGAADDAIVRVEASGICGSDLHLYHGRIPLEAGFILGHEFVGTITAAGPDVTDVAVGDRVLGCFVTACGRCFFCRRRDFHKCVEGRVFGHGKTLGGLPGAQAEQVLVPHADLTLRRVPPELSSDAALFAGDVMGTGFHAIRSAEVAPGDVVVVLGLGPVGLCAVQAARALGAGHVIAVDDVPERLAMAERFGAEAVHRGEQDPKAAVRKATSGRGADACIDAVGHPDALDLACRLARSGGTVSVTGVYSERCQVHMGIVWIKALTLKTGQANVIAHVDPVLAMMSAGLLDPTPLVSRHAPLADAPGAYAAYARREALKIVLTP
- a CDS encoding methylmalonyl-CoA mutase, with amino-acid sequence ASIILAMYFAVAERRGIPMAKLGGTIQNDMLKEFIAQKEWISPPVSSVRVIVDMIEFCTQHAPRFHPVSISGYHIREAGSTAVQEVAFTLADGLGYVQAAVARGLDVDAFAPRLSFFFNVHNDFLEEIAKLRAARRLWARLMRDRFGARNPRSLMLRTHAQTAGCSLTAQQPLNNVVRVAIQALAGVLGGVQSLHTNSMDETLALPSEQAVMVALRTQQIIAEESGVTNTVDPLGGSWAIEALTNRIEAEALDYIEQIDRMGGIVRAIELGFPQKEIAEAAYRFQQQLDRGEKVMVGVNRYHVDEKPAIDILRIHHEVEDTQVARVKAFKAARDQQRATARLADVRAACRDGRNLMPLLVEAVKDGVTLGEVCDVYRDEFGVYRDPAWL
- a CDS encoding type II toxin-antitoxin system Phd/YefM family antitoxin, which codes for MKDRIAVEVGVRELKNRLTTYLKLVKADREVIVTERGKPVAVLQSLRAGTPRSLESRVAALAARGEVTAPQCGLAGRVSRVRVGGVPLSRTIVADRR